In the genome of Montipora foliosa isolate CH-2021 chromosome 3, ASM3666993v2, whole genome shotgun sequence, one region contains:
- the LOC137996857 gene encoding thrombospondin-related anonymous protein-like, with protein MMKRFLFLVVLFLDAKANYICSKSLDILFAVDVSGSIDGTQFDQTQQFLSDLVEKFTIQSHAARIGVFAFDHLPHFSKVSNLDHPGTVSLAGVKEQIANLTFTQGATLINVGLVEAGNVFNHSSVRDNVSRVVVFLTDGVNYRGSESLVQHANDLRTIFNARIISLGIGAENIVDEEALNVLVGPGKPHQIILLDFKKKSCSNDDEDGSDEEGEGPDDESGSSDEESCVTKLDQAASLICA; from the exons TTTGTTCAAAGTCTTTGGATATTCTCTTCGCTGTGGACGTGTCTGGTAGCATCGACGGTACCCAGTTCGATCAGACACAACAATTTCTCAGTGACTTGGTGGAAAAATTCACAATCCAAAGTCACGCTGCACGAATCGGGGTGTTTGCGTTCGATCACCTTCCGCATTTTTCGAAAGTGTCGAATCTGGATCATCCGGGAACTGTGTCGCTTGCCGGAGTCAAAGAACAAATAGCCAACTTGACATTCACTCAAGGGGCTACTTTGATAAACGTGGGCTTAGTAGAAGCTGGGAATGTCTTCAACCATTCATCTGTCCGCGACAATGTAAGTCGCGTAGTTGTGTTCCTAACAGATGGTGTAAATTATCGTGGTAGTGAAAGCTTGGTCCAACATGCCAACGATTTGAGAACG ATATTTAATGCTCGAATCATAAGCTTGGGAATTGGCGCAGAAAACATCGTCGACGAAGAAGCTCTGAATGTTTTAGTTGGTCCGGGAAAACCTCATCAGATCATTCTTTTAGACTTCAAGAAAAAATCCTGCAGCAATGACGATGAGGATGGTAGCGATGAGGAGGGAGAAGGCCCTGATGACGAAAGCGGCTCCTCGGATGAAGAGAGCTGCGTAACCAAACTGGACCAAGCAGCATCATTAATCTGCGCATAG